AAATCAGTAGAAATGAATATCTATGTTAAGTCAATTTAGAAGTCCTTTATTAATACATAATTTTCTAAAGATATTAATGGGTCAGCGCACTTACTTTTAAGCTGCTATATATAATTATTGTTACAGGTAGGCAAAAAGAGAACTTTCCTTGAAACAGAtcagaacaaaacaaacttaaatttgttACTCCTTATCGTCATTAATCAActcaaaaacttttttgtttcttaagACTATGTACAATACTTTAAATGAGATATGATCTTGGATTGAAATAGTAATGAAGTACTAGTGTTACATCATAACACTAGGCTACTACTAGAGGACAGCATAATATCTATAGTAAAAAGtaacaacaataataacagcTGTGTTtcgtatttcaaaatgttagtaACATACATTGTCAATTTACCATATTTGCATACTATTGAGTAGCCGCCATTCCAATTGATTGACACATCATGTGTAATTTTAGACACAACATTGTACGTGCTAGTAGCTTAAAACTTTTATATGACTTATATTGCACACGGCAACATCCTTGTGCGTCATATTACCGGCAATGTAAACAGAGAGCGCGGAGAAGGGTTGTGTTGTTATAGACGTTAAAACAAGTAATGTTCGATATTATATTtgcttgaaaatcagtatcaTAGAtcaagtgttgtttgtttttaaaatgaattcacaTTCTGGTAAAAATGTAggcattttaatattaatttagcAAACCAAACAGTCTTATTGACATACAACATAGACGTACCTTCAACCCCCCATTTCGTCCCCTTACCCTTCTTCCCCCTTTTTCTGTATGTTGCATaaagttaaaatgtacttgttggatatttgaagcaacccgtttataatatttttccgttatagTTTCTTTTCGTTGTGGGCCtgctttgcaaatgcgtggctctataGCTGTGACTGGGGTGTTAAGTGCTTTTCATGAGGTACTGCTTATAAAATTGAGAAATAACTTCATATTACTGCAGTAAGACTTTATAAGTGAAATGTAACCGTTTGAATATTTAATCTCACCATAGTTCAGTAATTTGATCAGGTTAGAATGCCATTCAGATTTAATGGACTTTTATGCGCAACAatgacatcaaaacaaaatggAATACAAGACATgccaaaaatatttctttgagaATCAAGAAAGTGTATTCCTATTTTAATAAACTATTATATCTCGAAAACACACTAAAATGCCAGCAAAACTAGTTAAAACGTACATAAATTCAGAAACGTCCATGTCGGAGCATTGAATTGTGTACGAAATGCGAGATGTTTCCTTGACTTGTTTCGTTCAAACTTACTCTATATTTGTTGTGCATAGTGTgatgtaaaactaactttatacaATGTGATCAAATTCCAGTTCTAGTATCTTTCATACTATTTAATGCTATAATACAGTTTTCTTCAAAACTTAACAACATATATGCCACTTGCATTATCATGTTTTCTACCCTACATTCGCTTTAAGGAAATCCTAATGCGCTTCGATTGTGATCGTATGTTTTTATCGCATGCTAACATGAACGATTGATTTCCACAAAACGTACCTAGCGTCAATATAATGTCATGTGATTTACAGAAAGCTATGATTACGATATAAATTGTAACGTTGTTTTCATAGTAGAGGAAACAGTATATCTTTAATTATAGCTTTATTTTAATGAATCAGGTCTATATGAGTGTATACAGAAAAAGATGCTGTCGGGAAATGAAAAGTACAGAAGTATACTTTGTtacaaaaaagtatatttataagtgcttttttttttatgaaaaagcgAATTGTTTTCTCAGTTGACATTTGTTGTGGAAAAGAAAGCTTTAATATGTCCATTCACTGTTTTTCTGCATACTGGGCACTTTGTTAGAGCAGGAGCACATTGTGGACAGCTAACCATGTGACCGCAAGGCAGAAATATTACATCTGCTCTGCTGTCAAGACATATTTTACACATCTGGTTCTCCTTTAGTCTTTGATTCTCTTCAAGCAGTGTCTCAAGTGGTTCTGGAAAAAAACGTTAATCTCTGATTATTGAAATAACTGATGACTCAAAATTGTATAATCACATCGGGCTAGAGTATATTaacaatagcatatttaaaaAACTAGATATAGCCTTTTTTGTGTATTTGGCGCTTACTATTGCTTTGTTACAGGGGACAGTATACCAACAagtgaaaaatcttaaaatctaCATACTgctatctttttttcaaatatcgtTATGATTGTGTTAAATAAGGAAAACAATCGACATAGAATTTGTCTGAACTAAATAACAGAGCAGTGTATCACGTCAGTGTTGCGTATTTTTGTACGAGGAATGTAACGTATACCTATATCTTCGAATGATGTAACACTATCCACCTGTGCACTTTGGTTGTTATCTTCTGTACCAGTTTGAGTAAATGAAGGGTCTGGGTTTTCTTCTAATTCGAAAAGTATTTCACATAAATCTTTGCCTTTGAAGTCGTTATTTCCTGTAATTCGCAAGAGTGTCCTTCTCAAATAAGTACATTCTTAACATATTGAAAGGCAAATGACAAGCAAACACATTATTTGTGAAATGATTCAGctacattttaaatttcaactaAGCATTTAGTATCATTTGTACTGGATTTTATAGAAATACTCTGAAAATATATTTGTGGATAAGGTCATACTTaaagctttttaaatactttcttaccatattttttattgtaaatgtcgATAGCTTTTTGAACCATGTTGTCTTTGTAGCCCATCTGTATACAACTTTGAGCTGCGACACTGTTTATAATATCTGTAGCTGTAGACGAGTCATTGTGCCCCTGTAAACGATGTATTCATAATAATTCATATTGAACTAAATACAGTGTAAAAGCATTAGACAgtcaacataaaaaaatgttcaaaattatttgcattttgacAGGAACTGGTTTAACTAGAATAGTTTACATGTGACTGCCCAAATAACTTGACTAAATATCGTCGGGAATATGATGcgttttttaatttatattctaATGCACTGTCAGCATTCATAAAAATATCACGAAGGTTACATTCTCCGTTATTGTGCGACGTTCAATGCATAACGTTAAGTTATATATGTCAGCTATTTTCCAAAGATATTGTAACTTTAGATTGTACTTACACTGCTAGTATTCCCATCTACTTCCGGTTTTTCGCCTCGGCTAAGTTTTTCTATGTAAGTTTGTCCTTTGACCAGTAGAATGTGTGGACATTTTGGGTACCATTTGGCATGTTCCTCCATAGGAACATCTCCACGTTCCCAATTTCTTAACCCACCTCCACAGAAATAACATCTCACGCTATCACCGACACCTGTAATATTGATTCATAGTGTCACAGCATGTCATTCGATACATTTCATAAGCATAATTAGTAGAAGGTAAAGTAACTCTTGAACATCTCAGAAAAACTAAAACAAACGTTCACATCATAAAATCATAGAATACATTGACCGTATGAAGGGATTGCGATTTTATTATTTGTACAGATAGGCGTACGTGTTCTGTGTTTCAATGCGCGTTTCTGGTGTCCAAATTCAAAACATACTATTCTTCCCATGTCCACGTTTAAAATATGCTTACAAATCAAATCTGAAATCTTAATAGTGTAAAAAATTTCATATGTTGCAAACATCTTCATTAAATCTATCTGACTGATGCTTAGTGGATATTTAATACACGTACGCGTACGTGTACTGATACTTAAATCACAAATGCCCTTATAGGAAACGAGTTGTTATTATAgagataatgcatgttttttcgtgttataacatttgcagaatcatgagggattggttggtgtccAGGCCCTGTAGGGTGAGGGTACCAAGAATTCCGGATTAATTCTGaaataacacgaaatgaacatgcgctttTACGCTGTGTGTtaaacgtcattaaatttccatgaaatgtgcgGGGATGACTGTGTTATCTTTTCACGTTGACAACATTTTCCTTATGAAtaatccgttttggggccgtaatacgttgaCGTTTTGCCGCGGAAAGCGCATatgtaaaaagtgttttaacagcacgtgagtgcgaaaatctctctgttaacacatgttttctctcctgttaaaacacctcaGAAAAGTAACACGAACAAGAATGCAGGTTTATAATGTAATGTTACGTCGTTGCTGCAAAAATCACTTTATCGGACGACTTTTAGCAGACGTTTATTATTATCTAATATTATGCTCTTAACCAACGCGGATGTTGTCAACTTAATTTTCTAATTTATGTTTAGGTAGCAATTATATGTTAGTCAGAGGGTATATCATTCACAAGTATTACATAACTACAGAACATTTTACCT
This is a stretch of genomic DNA from Mercenaria mercenaria strain notata chromosome 4, MADL_Memer_1, whole genome shotgun sequence. It encodes these proteins:
- the LOC123550983 gene encoding baculoviral IAP repeat-containing protein 7-like, whose protein sequence is MTEDVKVDKHHSSRPPPIALGINVEKPKFPQYAVYSKRLESFEAWPEYIPVDKIDLVDAGLVYTGVGDSVRCYFCGGGLRNWERGDVPMEEHAKWYPKCPHILLVKGQTYIEKLSRGEKPEVDGNTSSGHNDSSTATDIINSVAAQSCIQMGYKDNMVQKAIDIYNKKYGNNDFKGKDLCEILFELEENPDPSFTQTGTEDNNQSAQVDSVTSFEDIEPLETLLEENQRLKENQMCKICLDSRADVIFLPCGHMVSCPQCAPALTKCPVCRKTVNGHIKAFFSTTNVN